The following proteins are co-located in the Triticum aestivum cultivar Chinese Spring chromosome 1A, IWGSC CS RefSeq v2.1, whole genome shotgun sequence genome:
- the LOC123051924 gene encoding probable methyltransferase PMT2 isoform X1: MRGSRMNPDRRTRSIMSVVIVMGLCCFFYILGAWQKSGTGRGDSIALRVTKETDCTILPNLHFETHHSMGGVNPLIMNKKVFKPCHIRYRDYTPCQDQNRAMTFPRENMTYRERHCPAENEKLHCLIPAPKGYVTPFAWPKSREYVPYANAPYKSLTVEKAVQNWIQHQGDVFHFPGGGTMFPNGASSYIDELASVIPLADGTIRTALDTGCGVASWGAYLMDRNILTMSFAPRDSHEAQVQFALERGVPAVIGVLGTMKLPYPSRSFDMAHCSRCLIPWKSNDGMYMMEVDRVLRPGGYWILSGPPINWKKYYKTWQRSKQDSEEEQNRIENIAEMLCWNKIYEKEDTVIWQKKVNLNACHNKNGRTSKMCNVQDADDIWYKKMEACITPIPEGAQQLQKFPKRLFAVPPRILEGTPGVTEEVYEEDKKLWKKHVDTYKRVNKLIGKSRYRNIMDMNAGLGSFAAVLDSPGSWVMNVVPTISERNTLGIIYERGLIGIYHDWCEAFSTYPRTYDLIHASGVFSLYQNKCDLEDILLEMDRILRPEGTVILRDNVEVLNKVRRTVTGMRWKSKLLDHEDGPLVPEKLLIAVKTYWVGREEGSSS; this comes from the exons ATGAGGGGTTCAAGAATGAATCCGGACCGTAGGACACGGAGCATCATGTCAGTAGTAATTGTGATGGGTTTGTGCTGCTTCTTCTATATACTAGGCGCTTGGCAGAAAAGTGGGACAGGGAGGGGTGACAGTATAGCATTGAGGGTGACAAAGGAAACCGACTGTACAATCTTGCCAAATTTGCACTTCGAGACCCATCATAGCATGGGTGGTGTTAATCCGTTGATCATGAACAAGAAAGTGTTTAAGCCATGCCATATTAGATACAGGGACTATACTCCTTGCCAAGACCAGAACCGAGCAATGACCTTTCCTAGAGAAAATATGACCTATCGAGAGAGGCATTGTCCTGCAGAAAATGAGAAGCTGCACTGTCTTATCCCAGCACCAAAAGGCTATGTCACCCCTTTTGCTTGGCCCAAGAGCCGTGAGTATGTTCCATATGCAAATGCTCCATACAAGAGTCTGACAGTTGAAAAAGCAGTTCAGAACTGGATCCAGCACCAGGGAGATGTGTTCCATTTCCCAGGAGGCGGGACAATGTTTCCAAATGGAGCAAGCTCTTACATTGATGAACTTGCATCAGTCATTCCACTTGCTGATGGCACCATTAGGACTGCACTTGACACTGGATGTGGG GTTGCAAGCTGGGGTGCTTACCTAATGGATAGAAATATATTGACCATGTCATTTGCACCTCGAGACTCACACGAAGCTCAGGTTCAATTTGCTTTGGAGCGAGGTGTTCCTGCTGTAATTGGAGTGCTTGGGACTATGAAGCTCCCATACCCATCTAGATCTTTTGATATGGCCCATTGCTCACGCTGCTTAATCCCTTGGAAATCAAATG ATGGAATGTACATGATGGAAGTGGATCGGGTTCTTAGGCCTGGGGGTTATTGGATATTATCTGGCCCGCCCATCAATTGGAAGAAATATTACAAAACATGGCAAAGATCCAAACAAGATTCAGAGGAAGAACAAAATAGAATTGAGAACATTGCTGAAATGCTTTGCTGGAATAAAATATATGAGAAGGAAGATACTGTTATTTGGCAGAAAAAGGTAAATTTGAATGCATGCCATAATAAGAATGGTCGGACCAGCAAGATGTGCAACGTTCAAGATGCAGATGACATCTG GTATAAGAAAATGGAAGCATGTATAACACCTATCCCAGAGGGAGCACAGCAGCTACAGAAGTTTCCAAAGAGACTATTTGCAGTCCCTCCCAGAATTCTAGAAGGTACCCCAGGTGTTACAGAAGAAGTCTATGAAGAGGATAAGAAGTTGTGGAAGAAGCATGTTGATACATACAAGAGGGTAAACAAGTTGATAGGGAAGTCGAGATATAGGAATATCATGGACATGAATGCAGGCCTCGGAAGTTTTGCTGCAGTGCTGGATTCTCCCGGCTCCTGGGTCATGAACGTTGTGCCTACAATATCAGAGAGGAACACTCTTGGCATCATCTATGAGCGGGGTCTTATTGGCATATACCATGATTG GTGCGAAGCCTTCTCTACGTACCCTAGGACATATGACCTGATACATGCCAGCGGCGTCTTCAGTTTGTATCAGAACAA GTGTGACCTGGAAGACATTCTTCTTGAGATGGATAGGATCTTGCGTCCAGAGGGCACTGTCATACTGCGGGACAATGTCGAGGTGCTGAACAAGGTCAGGAGGACGGTGACGGGAATGCGATGGAAGTCCAAGCTACTTGATCACGAAGATGGCCCTCTCGTGCCTGAGAAACTTCTGATTGCTGTAAAAACGTACTGGGTTGGCAGAGAAGAAGGAAGCAGTTCATAG
- the LOC123051924 gene encoding probable methyltransferase PMT2 isoform X2, producing the protein MDRNILTMSFAPRDSHEAQVQFALERGVPAVIGVLGTMKLPYPSRSFDMAHCSRCLIPWKSNDGMYMMEVDRVLRPGGYWILSGPPINWKKYYKTWQRSKQDSEEEQNRIENIAEMLCWNKIYEKEDTVIWQKKVNLNACHNKNGRTSKMCNVQDADDIWYKKMEACITPIPEGAQQLQKFPKRLFAVPPRILEGTPGVTEEVYEEDKKLWKKHVDTYKRVNKLIGKSRYRNIMDMNAGLGSFAAVLDSPGSWVMNVVPTISERNTLGIIYERGLIGIYHDWCEAFSTYPRTYDLIHASGVFSLYQNKCDLEDILLEMDRILRPEGTVILRDNVEVLNKVRRTVTGMRWKSKLLDHEDGPLVPEKLLIAVKTYWVGREEGSSS; encoded by the exons ATGGATAGAAATATATTGACCATGTCATTTGCACCTCGAGACTCACACGAAGCTCAGGTTCAATTTGCTTTGGAGCGAGGTGTTCCTGCTGTAATTGGAGTGCTTGGGACTATGAAGCTCCCATACCCATCTAGATCTTTTGATATGGCCCATTGCTCACGCTGCTTAATCCCTTGGAAATCAAATG ATGGAATGTACATGATGGAAGTGGATCGGGTTCTTAGGCCTGGGGGTTATTGGATATTATCTGGCCCGCCCATCAATTGGAAGAAATATTACAAAACATGGCAAAGATCCAAACAAGATTCAGAGGAAGAACAAAATAGAATTGAGAACATTGCTGAAATGCTTTGCTGGAATAAAATATATGAGAAGGAAGATACTGTTATTTGGCAGAAAAAGGTAAATTTGAATGCATGCCATAATAAGAATGGTCGGACCAGCAAGATGTGCAACGTTCAAGATGCAGATGACATCTG GTATAAGAAAATGGAAGCATGTATAACACCTATCCCAGAGGGAGCACAGCAGCTACAGAAGTTTCCAAAGAGACTATTTGCAGTCCCTCCCAGAATTCTAGAAGGTACCCCAGGTGTTACAGAAGAAGTCTATGAAGAGGATAAGAAGTTGTGGAAGAAGCATGTTGATACATACAAGAGGGTAAACAAGTTGATAGGGAAGTCGAGATATAGGAATATCATGGACATGAATGCAGGCCTCGGAAGTTTTGCTGCAGTGCTGGATTCTCCCGGCTCCTGGGTCATGAACGTTGTGCCTACAATATCAGAGAGGAACACTCTTGGCATCATCTATGAGCGGGGTCTTATTGGCATATACCATGATTG GTGCGAAGCCTTCTCTACGTACCCTAGGACATATGACCTGATACATGCCAGCGGCGTCTTCAGTTTGTATCAGAACAA GTGTGACCTGGAAGACATTCTTCTTGAGATGGATAGGATCTTGCGTCCAGAGGGCACTGTCATACTGCGGGACAATGTCGAGGTGCTGAACAAGGTCAGGAGGACGGTGACGGGAATGCGATGGAAGTCCAAGCTACTTGATCACGAAGATGGCCCTCTCGTGCCTGAGAAACTTCTGATTGCTGTAAAAACGTACTGGGTTGGCAGAGAAGAAGGAAGCAGTTCATAG